The Amycolatopsis sp. DG1A-15b genome contains the following window.
GCCGTCTCGCTGGAAACGACCCAGCCACGCTCGAGCCGGCCGAGCACCAGCGGGTGCACGCCGTGGGGGTCGCGGGCCGCGTAGAGCGTGTTCTCGTCGGCGAAGACCAGGCAGAAGGCGCCCTTGAGGGTGGGCAGCAGCTCCATGGCGGCGGCCTCGATGCCCTTGTCGGCGGCGTTCGCGGCGAGCAGGCCGCAGATCAGGTCGGAATCGCTGGACGAGCCGGTCAGCCCCGCGTGCGGCTTGAGACCCGCTTCGATGGTGCGTTCGCGCAGCTCGGCCGTGTTGACGAGGTTGCCGTTGTGCGCGAAGGAGAGGCCGCTGCCGGTCGCGGTGGTGCGGAAGATCGGCTGGGCGTTCTCCCAGATGGTCGCGCCCGTGGTCGAGTACCGGCAGTGCCCGACGGCGATGTGCCCCTGCAGCGACTGCAGGATCTGCTCGTCGAACACCTGGCTGACCAGGCCGAGGTCCTTGAAGACCACGATCTGCGAGCCGTCGGAGACGGAGATGCCGGCGGCCTCCTGGCCCCGGTGCTGCAGAGCGTAGAGGCCGTAGTAGGTCAGCTTCGCGACTTCTTCCCCGGGAGCCCAGACGCCGAAGACGCCACACTCCTCACGGGGTTCCGGGTCAGGCTGGTCGGACACGACTTGCGGGTCGGAAACCACCGAGGAGCTCCTGGGAAGACGTGGTCAGGCCAGCTTCAGTGTAGACGGTTCGGACACGGGTCAGGCCCCGCCCGGCGTGGTTCTGACCACTTCGGACGGGGCCTGCAAGCCTGTACCGCTAGCACGCATCCGGCAGCGAAAGGATCTCCGACAGCACCTGCGCGCCTTCTCCGCGGCGGCGCCACAGCCACCGCTCCGGCTCGAAGATGTTCTCTTCGGAGCCGGGCATCCTGGTCGCCACGACGTCGTCTTCGGCGTTGAGCCGGACGACGTCCACCACGTCGTCGTGCACCCGCACGCCGACGACCGCGAGGACCTCACCGCGTTCGTCGGCGGGGTGGACGAACTGGTAGCCGCGGGCCACCAGTTCCTGCAGTCCGGTTTCGATGTCGAAGACGGTGGCGACGCCCTCAGCCGAGGACATCGTCGAATTCACCGTCCTTCGCGCCCGCCAGGAACGCCGCCATCTCGGCCCGCGTGTAGACGAGCGCCGGGCCGGTCGGGAACCGCGAGTTGCGCATCGCGATCTCCCCGTTGGACAACGGCGCGACCTCGACGCAGTTGCCGTTGAAGTTGCTGTAGCTCGCCTTGCGCCATTCGACACCGGTCAGCCGATCAGCCGGGACGCCGTTTTCGAATCGCTCAGCCATGATCCCACCTCTCGAAGCAGAAAAGCCTTCCGGACGATGCATCTGCATGTGCATTTGCCCGCGTATCCGAGGTTAGCACGTGTGCCTGCAGCGGTAAATGCACGTGCAGAATTTCTTGCAAAGTTCTCGGACGGTAAGAATTGCCGAACTGCCGTTAACCTATTGGGGGAGAGATAGGCGCACGAACGGCGTAATAGCTACTCTTGGTTACCGCTCGTCGGAGCAAAGCCGACCGTTGAAGCACGGCAACGGCGGCTAGATCTCCTGGCGGCGCTTCGCGAGCATCGCCCGGCTCCGCTCCGGCGTCTCCGCGTCGACCGCCAGCATGTCCAGCGCGCGGCTGTACTTTTCGATCTCTTCGCGCTTCTCGATGTAGTGCGCGCCGGTCAGGTACTCGACGTAGGCGATGTTCGGCAGCTCCGGCTCACCGAATCGCAGCAGCGAAAAGGCGTGTTCCGCCGACAACCCGCTGCTCGCGTACGGCAGCACCTGGACTGACACGTGCGGCAACGCGCTCATCTCGAGCAGGTATTCGATCTGCTGCTTGAGCACCTTCGGGCCCCCGATCGGGCGGTGCAGCACCGACTCGTCGAGCACCATCCACACGCGGGGCGCGTCCGGCCTGCTGAACATCTTCTGCCGCCGCATCCGCAGCGCGACCAGCTGGTCGACCCGCTCGTCGGCCATGTCCGGACGGCCATGGCTGAAGATCGCCCGGGCGTACGGCTCGACCTGCAGGAGCCCCGACACGTAGACCGGCTCCCAGATCTGGATTCGCGCGGCGGCTTCTTCGAGGCCGACGAGGTCGGTGAACCAGTTCGGCATGGTGTCGCCGAAGCGCCGCCACCAGCCCGGCTCGTTCGACTGCTTGACCATGTCGAGGAACGCGCGGCGCTCCGTCGGGTCGTCGACGCCGTACATCGTCAGCAGGTCGGTGACGTCGCGTTCCTTGAACCCGACCCGGCCCAGCTCCAGCCGGCTGATCTTCGACTCGGACCCGCGGATGTTGTAACCGGCCTGCTGGCGGGTGATGCCGGCCTCTTCACGGAGCCGGCGAAGCTGCGAGCCCAGGATCATGCGGCGTGCCGTCGGGCCGATGTTCTGCTCACCTGCGGACGCGTTCACCGCGTTCATTCCCGGCCCTTCCGCGCTCACGTCACCAGGGGGTCCTAGCCCGACTACCGAAAGTACACGTTAAGCCTTCTTGCGCAAAGGGGTGACCCGGTTTACCCCATGCGCGCGCCGTCCTACTGTACGTAGAGCACGAGACTTACAACACACAACTTGCGAGGTTCACCATGCCGGACGCCGCGGCGACCGAACGAGTGCCCGTCGGAGTCGACCCCACCCGGGCGAGCATCGCGCGCGTCTACGACGCCTTCCTGCTGGGGAAGGACAACTACGAGATCGACCGGCAGGTCCTGCAGCAGGTGCAGAAGGCCGCCCCGGAGGCCCAGGACCTCGCGTTCGAGAACCGCGGCTTCCTCATCCGCGTCTGCCGGTTCCTCGCCGGCCAGACCGGCATCACCCAGTTCCTCGACCTCGGCTCCGGCCTGCCGACAGCGGAGAACACCCACCAGGTCGTCCAGCGGATCAACCCGGAGACCAAGGTCGTCTACATCGACAACGACCCGGTTGTCCTCGCACACGGACGGGCCCTGCTCGAAGAGAACGAGCACACCCACTTCGTCGCCGAAGACATCTTCGAACCGCAGAAGATCCTCGAGAACGAGATCGTGCGCCAGCACATCGACTTCAGCCAGCCGCTCGTCCTCCTGCAGATGGGCACCCTGCACCACTACAAGGGCGACCACGACCGGCCGGCCGAGATCATGAAGGAGTACGTCGACGCGCTGCCGTCCGGCTCCTTCGTCGGGCTCAGCCACTTCTTCGACCCCGAAAACGACGATTCGGCGACCGCGCGGCGCATGGAGGACTTCTTCGTGCACAGCCCGATGGGGTCCGGCACGTTCCGGACGCACAAGGAGATCGAGGCGCTGTTCCCCGGCCTCGAGATGGTGCCCCCGGGGGTGGTCCGGTGCGCCGACTGGTGGCCGGACGGCCCGCGGCTCAAGGAGCTCAACGTCGCGCAGCGGACCATCGCGGGCGGCGTCGGCCGCAAGCCGTAACCCGCGCCCCCGGCCGTCAGAGGCGGAGCAGGGGGAGCCAGTGGGACAGGTCGGCCCGGGTGCCCGACGCGGACACCCGGCCGTCCGCCACGGCCGTGGTCCAGTCCAGTTGCCCGGTGGCCAGTTCGAGCCACGTGCGCGGGTCGGTCTCGATCACGTTCGGCGGGGTGCCCCGGGTGTGCCGCGGCCCGTCCACGCACTGCACGGCGGCGAACGGTGGCACCCGGACCTCGACCGTCCGGCCCGGCGCGTCCGCCGCCAGCGCGCGCAGGGACAGGCGCACCGCCGCGGCCAGTTCCGGGCGCGCGGGCGCGGGCGCATCGCCCTGCAACCACGGGGAAATCGCCAGCACCGCCGCACGTAACTGTCCGGGGTCGACCGAACGCGAAGAGGCCATGGGCAAACAGTAGAGTGGCGCACCAAGACTTGGCAGGCACACCCGAGAACGTGGGGATGACGATGGCGCAGCGGGACGAGGCGGATCGGATGGTTTCGCAGCAGCCCACCGGAAGCGGAGCCGATCGCCCCGGCAAGCACAACCGGGCCGCGCGGCGCGAAGGCCGGCAGGCCCGGCGCTCCGGCAAGCACGGCACGCCCGAGATCACCGCGGAGATGCGCGCGAACGCCCGCGCCAATCCCGACAGCTGGCTGTACGTCATCGACGAGGCCTTCGACCCGAACGGCCCGGTGCCGTCGTGGGCGGTCGTCGGCGCGTACCCGGTGAACGGCGCCGGCGACGTCGTCGCCGACTTCCACCCCAACGACCGCTACCGGCCCTCGCCCAAGGCGCTCGGCTTCCCGGAACCGGCGAACGACCTGGAGCACCTGCTGCAGCTCGTCCGCACCGAGCACCGGCCGCCGTCGGACCTGCCGAAGGTCGTCCTCGACGCGACGCTGTTCGTCTACGCGATGTCGCCGGTGCAGCGGACCGTCATCGGCTTCCACAACACCGACGGCCGGGTCATGGTGCCCGCCTACACCCGCAAGTCGCTGGTGCCGCGCGAGTGGCCGCACGCGCGGGCCGTGCTCGGCCGCGACATCGTCGACCTGCTCGGCGGGCACCCGGTCGCGATCAACCCGCACGACCTCATCACGGCGGTCGTGCCGGCGGAGCACCTGGTGAAGGCCGTCGCCGACGAGCGCCGCTGACCTGCGGGCACCACCCCATCGAGTGATCATCGACTCGCCGATCCGGCGACGCCGGTGCATCGTGAGACTGAAGAAGTCTGACGAGATCGGTGGGGAGCAAGAGGGTGAAAAGACGTTCGCTGCCCTTCGCCGCCGTCCTCGCATCGGTCCTGCTCGTGGCCGGGCAGGCACCGGCGAAGGCCGTCGATCGCTACGCCGGTGCCGAGGACCACTACGCGGGTTCGCAGATCGCCGAGGTCGAAGGCGTCGGCGAGGGCCCCGACGTGCTGTACGGGGGTGACGACCAGCAGCTCGGGCACGACGTCAGCGGGCACCAGGGGCCGGTCGACTGGCCCGGCGCGGCGGGGTCGGGCGCCAAGTTCGTCTACGTCAAGGCGACCGAGGGCACCGGGTTCGTGAACCCGCAGTTCGCGCAGCAGTACAACGGCTCCTACCAGGCCGGCCTGATCCGCGGCGCCTACCACTTCGCGCGGCCGGACATCTCCGACGGCGCGGCCCAGGCGCGGTACTTCCTCGCCCACGGCGGCGGCTGGTCGGCCGACGGCAAGACCCTCCCCGGCGCGCTCGACGCGGAGTACAACCCGTACGGCGAAACGTGTTACGGCAAGGACGCGGCGGGCATGACCGGCTGGATCCGCGCCTTCTCCGACACCTACCGCGCGGCGACCGGCCGGTACCCGACGATCTACACGTCGACGAGCTGGTGGAAGCGGTGCACCGCGAACAACGGCGGCTTCGGCGCCAACCCGCTCTGGATCGCGCGTTACAACACCTTCATCGGCGAACTGCCGTCCGGCTGGAGCATCCACGCGATCTGGCAGTTCGCCGACCGCGGCACGCTGCCCGGCGACCAGGACTGGTTCAACGGCTCAGCGGACCGGCTGCTGGCCCTGGCGCTGGGCTGAACGGCCCAACCGTCCAATAATAGGTGTTAACTCGTCACCAATTAACGATCTTCTTCCCGAGAAAATCACCCACACGTATACCCAATTTCACGGAACTGAGTGACAAACGCCACTTCGTCCCTAACAATCGTGCTCGAGCGGCTACCTGCAGTAAGCCGCTCATCGCGAGGGTTTCCGTGAAGGGATTCAACGATGTCCACATCCCGAAGAGGGCGGCTGTTCGCTGCCCTGGTCGTCCCGGCCACGCTGCTCCTGCTCGGCAGCACGGCGCAGGCGACGACCTTCTCCCCCGAAATCGACCCCGTGGCCGCGATCAACGCGGACATCGCGCAGCACGACCACGAGCTGGGGTCGCAGATCCGGCGCGTCGAAGGTGACCAGTCGACTCCGGACACCCAGAAGTCGGCGCAGCAGCCGCAGCCCGGCCAGGCCATCCCCGGCCAGGTGCTGGCGACGGTGGCCGGCATGGACGTCGCCGGCTACCAGGGCAACGTCGACTGGGCGAACTGGTGGAACCAAGGCAAGCGGTTCGTCTGGACCAAGGCCACGGAGAGCACCAACTACACCAACCCGTACTTCACCCAGCAGTACAACGGCTCCTACAACCAGGGCTTCATCCGCGGCGCCTACCACTTCGCCACGCCGAACACCTCGAGCGGCGCGGCGCAGGCCCGCTACTTCGTCGCCCACGGCGGCGGCTGGTCCAAGGACGGCCGGACGCTGCCCGGGGCGCTGGACATGGAGTACAACCCGTACGGCGCGACCTGCTACGGGCTGAGCAAGGCCGGGATGACGTCGTGGATCCTCGACTTCCACGACACCTACCACTCCCTGACCGGCCGCTACCCGGTGATCTACACGTCGGCGAGCTGGTGGGGCAGCTGCGTGAGCGGCGACTTCTCCAGCACCGCCCCGCTGTGGGTCGCGCGGTACGCGTCGTCGGTCGGCGCCCTGCCCTACAACTGGGGCTACTACACCGTTTGGCAGTACACCTCGAGCCCGCTCGACCAGGACACCTTCAACGGTGCCTACGACCGGCTCCAGGCACTCGCCAACGGCTGACCCACCCCCGCCCGGCTCCCGGATCGTGACGTGTTCGCGTCGCCACGACCGGGAGCCGGTTTCATGCCGTACCGTCCGAGCTTGCAGAATGCTGCAGCCACGTCCTGGGGGAACCGCACGTGCCCGCCGGACGTCGGAAGCGCACGAACACCCAGCGCCCGGAAGGCATGAAAGATGACCTACCCGCCTCAGCCGGGCCAGCCCGGCCAGCCCGACCCGTACGGCCAGCCACAGTCCGGTGGCTTCCAGCAGCAGGGCGGGTGGGACCCCAACCAGCAGCAACAGCCGTACCCGACGCAGCAGTACCCGCAGGGCTGGGATCCGAACCAGCAGGGCTACCCGCCTGCCTCGGGCGGTTTCCCGGCCAACCCGCAGCCGGCGTGGGGCGACCCGTACGCGCAGCAGGCCTGGGCGGACCCCAACGCGCAGCAGCAGTCGGCGTGGGCCGACCCGAACGCGCAGCAGTACGGCCAGCAGGCCTGGGACCCGAACGCGGGCGGCCAGGTGTCCGGCTGGGACCCGGCGACCGGCGGCTACACGCAGGGCTTCGGCGGGCCGCCCGCGCCGCCGAAGAAGAGCAAGACCGGGATGTGGATCGCCATCGGCGCCGCCGTGGTCGTCGTGCTCGCCCTGGTCGGCATCACGGGCTTCGTCGCACCCGGGTTCTTCCTTTCGAAGGACGACACCAACACGGCCGCGGCCCCGTCGTCGAGCACGTCGGCCAAGCCGTCCACGTCGAAGCCGACGACCAAGAAGCCGACGGCTTCCGCCACGAAGCCGACGACGCCCGACGGCGGCGGCGGGAGCAACGGGGACGCCAAGGCCGTGCTGCAGGGCTTCATCGACAAGCTGAACGCGGGCGACAACGCCGGCGCGGTCGCCATGGGCTGCGCCGACTCGAAGGAGCTGCTCAGCTCGTGGCTCGACACGTTCCTCAAGCCGCCGCTGCAGCTGCAGCTCGGCAGCGTGCCCACCGACAAGTACCTGGTCGAGGGCGAGGTGACCGGGACGTCCGCCGGCAAGCCGGTCAAGGGCACGCTGAGCGCGACGAACTTCGACAAAAAGGGCTTCTGCGTCAGCACGATGCTGGTGTCCTGAGCCGGTGAAGCTGTGGCGATCGCCGCTGGCGTGGACGTTCCTCGCATCGGTGCTGCTGCTGGTCGGGGTCGGCGGGTGGCTGCTGACCGACCCCGCCACCAGCCGCAGTGACGCGCTGAAGACGGGCGGCCTGGCCGGCGGCGCGATCGTGGCGCTGTACGCGCTGTGGCTCAACGACCGGCGGCGCCGGGTCGAGGAGCGCCGCCAGGAAATCGAGCGGCGGCGCCACGAACTCGAGGCGCAGCGCGCGGAACAGGACCGCGAGCGGGTCGCCGACGAGCGGTTCGCGAAGGCGGTCGAGCTGCTCGGGCACGCGGCCGACCAGGTGCGCGTGGGGGCGTTGCACGCGCTGGCCGGGTTGGCGCGGAGCCGGCCGGAGTACACGCAGACGGTGCTGGACGTGCTGTGCTCGTACCTGCGGCGGCCGTTTTCGTACACCCGCCCCACAAAAGGCGCCCTGGATGCGGAACAGGAGCCCGAGCTCTCGGTCCGGCTCACGGCCCAACGGCTGGTCACCGATCTGCTCCCCGGGCGAGACGACGAAGGCCCGGCGTACGACCTGGACCTGACCGGCGCCCGGCTGGAGTACTTCGACCTCTCGGGCAAGCTGGTCGGTGGCCTGCTGCTTCGGTACGCGTCGCTGAACAGCAGTACGAACATCAGCGGCTGCCGCTTCAAGGACCGGGTCTACTTCACCGCCGCGGGCACCGAGTCCGGGCGCCTGTTGGGCTACTTCCGTTGCCGCGGCACGGTTTTCGAGAGCCACGCATGGTTCAGCGGCACAGCTTTCGCCGAGGATGCGGACTTCACCGACACGACATTCGCCGGGCCGACGGCGTTCAAGGACGCGACGTTCGCGAAGGACGCGGTGTTCGCCGGGGTGGTCGCCACGGATTCGCTGGACCTTCACCGGACTTCGTTCGCGGGGCAAACCGACCTGCGGTTCGCCGCGCTGCCGGAGTCGGTTTCGCTGTACAACACGCGAGTTCGGACGGAGAAGGAAGTCCGGCTGCCCGCCGCGTGGAAGCTGGAGGAACTGGGCGACGGGGACGCCCGGATCGTGGCCAAGCTGGGCTGAGCAGCCCCCGTTTTCCACGCTAGCGGAGGGCACCGACAGTTTGCGGTGCCCTCCGCTCACGTGTCCACAGGTCAGTCGAACAGGGCCGGGAGCGTGCGCTCCCACGCCTCGCGCAGCTCGTCGAGCGTGAACTCCGTGATGCCCTGCAGCTCCAGCTTGCCCGACTCCGGGTCGACCACGCCGGTCTTGCGCCACGGGAGGCCACGGGCGGTGCACATCTCCGTGAAGCGGAGTTCTTCCGTGCGCGGGACCGCCACCAGCACGCGGCCCGCCGACTCC
Protein-coding sequences here:
- a CDS encoding DUF397 domain-containing protein; translation: MAERFENGVPADRLTGVEWRKASYSNFNGNCVEVAPLSNGEIAMRNSRFPTGPALVYTRAEMAAFLAGAKDGEFDDVLG
- a CDS encoding helix-turn-helix transcriptional regulator, whose product is MNAVNASAGEQNIGPTARRMILGSQLRRLREEAGITRQQAGYNIRGSESKISRLELGRVGFKERDVTDLLTMYGVDDPTERRAFLDMVKQSNEPGWWRRFGDTMPNWFTDLVGLEEAAARIQIWEPVYVSGLLQVEPYARAIFSHGRPDMADERVDQLVALRMRRQKMFSRPDAPRVWMVLDESVLHRPIGGPKVLKQQIEYLLEMSALPHVSVQVLPYASSGLSAEHAFSLLRFGEPELPNIAYVEYLTGAHYIEKREEIEKYSRALDMLAVDAETPERSRAMLAKRRQEI
- a CDS encoding SAM-dependent methyltransferase: MPDAAATERVPVGVDPTRASIARVYDAFLLGKDNYEIDRQVLQQVQKAAPEAQDLAFENRGFLIRVCRFLAGQTGITQFLDLGSGLPTAENTHQVVQRINPETKVVYIDNDPVVLAHGRALLEENEHTHFVAEDIFEPQKILENEIVRQHIDFSQPLVLLQMGTLHHYKGDHDRPAEIMKEYVDALPSGSFVGLSHFFDPENDDSATARRMEDFFVHSPMGSGTFRTHKEIEALFPGLEMVPPGVVRCADWWPDGPRLKELNVAQRTIAGGVGRKP
- a CDS encoding sterol carrier family protein → MASSRSVDPGQLRAAVLAISPWLQGDAPAPARPELAAAVRLSLRALAADAPGRTVEVRVPPFAAVQCVDGPRHTRGTPPNVIETDPRTWLELATGQLDWTTAVADGRVSASGTRADLSHWLPLLRL
- a CDS encoding type VII secretion system-associated protein is translated as MTMAQRDEADRMVSQQPTGSGADRPGKHNRAARREGRQARRSGKHGTPEITAEMRANARANPDSWLYVIDEAFDPNGPVPSWAVVGAYPVNGAGDVVADFHPNDRYRPSPKALGFPEPANDLEHLLQLVRTEHRPPSDLPKVVLDATLFVYAMSPVQRTVIGFHNTDGRVMVPAYTRKSLVPREWPHARAVLGRDIVDLLGGHPVAINPHDLITAVVPAEHLVKAVADERR
- a CDS encoding lysozyme, with product MKRRSLPFAAVLASVLLVAGQAPAKAVDRYAGAEDHYAGSQIAEVEGVGEGPDVLYGGDDQQLGHDVSGHQGPVDWPGAAGSGAKFVYVKATEGTGFVNPQFAQQYNGSYQAGLIRGAYHFARPDISDGAAQARYFLAHGGGWSADGKTLPGALDAEYNPYGETCYGKDAAGMTGWIRAFSDTYRAATGRYPTIYTSTSWWKRCTANNGGFGANPLWIARYNTFIGELPSGWSIHAIWQFADRGTLPGDQDWFNGSADRLLALALG
- a CDS encoding lysozyme — its product is MSTSRRGRLFAALVVPATLLLLGSTAQATTFSPEIDPVAAINADIAQHDHELGSQIRRVEGDQSTPDTQKSAQQPQPGQAIPGQVLATVAGMDVAGYQGNVDWANWWNQGKRFVWTKATESTNYTNPYFTQQYNGSYNQGFIRGAYHFATPNTSSGAAQARYFVAHGGGWSKDGRTLPGALDMEYNPYGATCYGLSKAGMTSWILDFHDTYHSLTGRYPVIYTSASWWGSCVSGDFSSTAPLWVARYASSVGALPYNWGYYTVWQYTSSPLDQDTFNGAYDRLQALANG
- a CDS encoding pentapeptide repeat-containing protein, whose translation is MKLWRSPLAWTFLASVLLLVGVGGWLLTDPATSRSDALKTGGLAGGAIVALYALWLNDRRRRVEERRQEIERRRHELEAQRAEQDRERVADERFAKAVELLGHAADQVRVGALHALAGLARSRPEYTQTVLDVLCSYLRRPFSYTRPTKGALDAEQEPELSVRLTAQRLVTDLLPGRDDEGPAYDLDLTGARLEYFDLSGKLVGGLLLRYASLNSSTNISGCRFKDRVYFTAAGTESGRLLGYFRCRGTVFESHAWFSGTAFAEDADFTDTTFAGPTAFKDATFAKDAVFAGVVATDSLDLHRTSFAGQTDLRFAALPESVSLYNTRVRTEKEVRLPAAWKLEELGDGDARIVAKLG